In Escherichia ruysiae, a genomic segment contains:
- the uvrA gene encoding excinuclease ABC subunit UvrA — protein sequence MDKIEVRGARTHNLKNINLVIPRDKLIVVTGLSGSGKSSLAFDTLYAEGQRRYVESLSAYARQFLSLMEKPDVDHIEGLSPAISIEQKSTSHNPRSTVGTITEIHDYLRLLYARVGEPRCPDHDVPLAAQTVSQMVDNVLSQPEGKRLMLLAPIIKERKGEHTKTLENLASQGYIRARIDGEVCDLSDPPKLELQKKHTIEVVIDRFKVRDDLTQRLAESFETALELSGGTAVVADMDDPKAEELLFSANFACPICGYSMRELEPRLFSFNNPAGACPTCDGLGVQQYFDPDRVIQNPELSLAGGAIRGWDRRNFYYFQMLKSLADHYKFDVEAPWGSLSANVHKVVLYGSGKENIEFKYMNDRGDTSIRRHPFEGVLHNMERRYKETESSAVREELAKFISNRPCASCEGTRLRREARHVYVENTPLPAISDMSIGHAMEFFNNLKLAGQRAKIAEKILKEIGDRLKFLVNVGLNYLTLSRSAETLSGGEAQRIRLASQIGAGLVGVMYVLDEPSIGLHQRDNERLLGTLIHLRDLGNTVIVVEHDEDAIRAADHVIDIGPGAGVHGGEVVAEGSLEAIMAVPESLTGQYMSGKRKIEVPKKRVPANPEKVLKLTGARGNNLKDVTLTLPVGLFTCITGVSGSGKSTLINDTLFPIAQRQLNGATIAEPAPYRDIQGLEHFDKVIDIDQSPIGRTPRSNPATYTGVFTPVRELFAGVPESRARGYTPGRFSFNVRGGRCEACQGDGVIKVEMHFLPDIYVPCDQCKGKRYNRETLEIKYKGKTIHEVLDMTIEEAREFFDAVPALARKLQTLMDVGLTYIRLGQSATTLSGGEAQRVKLARELSKRGTGQTLYILDEPTTGLHFADIQQLLDVLHKLRDQGNTIVVIEHNLDVIKTADWIVDLGPEGGSGGGEILVSGTPETVAECEASHTARFLKPML from the coding sequence ATGGATAAGATCGAAGTTCGGGGCGCCCGCACCCATAATCTCAAGAATATCAACCTCGTTATCCCCCGCGACAAACTGATTGTCGTCACCGGGCTTTCGGGTTCTGGCAAATCCTCGCTCGCTTTCGACACCTTATATGCCGAAGGGCAGCGTCGTTACGTTGAATCCCTTTCCGCCTACGCGCGGCAGTTTCTGTCACTGATGGAAAAACCGGATGTCGATCATATTGAGGGGCTTTCTCCCGCCATCTCAATTGAACAGAAATCGACGTCTCATAACCCGCGTTCCACAGTGGGGACCATCACTGAAATCCACGACTATTTGCGTCTGCTGTACGCTCGCGTCGGCGAGCCGCGCTGCCCGGACCACGACGTTCCGCTGGCGGCGCAAACTGTCAGCCAGATGGTGGATAACGTGCTTTCGCAGCCGGAAGGCAAACGTCTGATGCTACTCGCGCCAATCATCAAAGAGCGCAAAGGCGAACACACTAAAACGCTGGAGAATCTGGCGAGTCAGGGTTATATCCGCGCGCGTATTGATGGCGAAGTCTGCGATCTTTCCGATCCGCCGAAACTGGAACTGCAAAAGAAACACACCATTGAAGTGGTTATCGATCGCTTCAAGGTGCGTGACGATCTTACCCAGCGTCTGGCGGAATCGTTTGAAACCGCACTGGAGCTTTCCGGCGGTACGGCGGTTGTTGCGGATATGGACGATCCCAAAGCGGAAGAACTGCTGTTCTCCGCGAACTTCGCCTGCCCGATTTGCGGCTACAGTATGCGTGAACTGGAACCACGCCTGTTCTCGTTTAACAACCCGGCGGGCGCCTGCCCGACCTGTGACGGCCTCGGCGTACAGCAATATTTCGATCCCGATCGCGTGATCCAGAACCCGGAACTGTCGCTGGCTGGCGGGGCGATCCGTGGCTGGGATCGCCGCAACTTCTATTATTTCCAGATGCTGAAATCACTGGCAGATCACTATAAGTTTGACGTCGAAGCGCCGTGGGGCAGTCTGAGCGCAAACGTGCATAAAGTGGTGCTGTACGGTTCTGGCAAAGAAAATATCGAATTTAAATACATGAACGATCGCGGCGATACCTCCATCCGCCGCCATCCGTTCGAAGGCGTGCTGCACAATATGGAGCGCCGTTATAAAGAGACGGAATCCAGCGCGGTACGTGAAGAGTTAGCTAAGTTTATCAGCAATCGTCCGTGCGCCAGTTGTGAAGGGACGCGTTTGCGCCGTGAAGCGCGCCATGTTTATGTCGAGAATACGCCGCTGCCTGCAATCTCTGACATGAGCATCGGTCATGCGATGGAGTTCTTCAACAATCTCAAACTCGCCGGACAACGCGCGAAGATTGCGGAAAAAATCCTCAAAGAGATTGGTGACCGGCTGAAATTCCTCGTTAACGTTGGGCTGAATTACCTGACACTTTCCCGCTCGGCAGAGACACTTTCCGGCGGCGAAGCCCAGCGTATCCGTCTGGCGAGCCAGATTGGCGCAGGGCTGGTTGGCGTTATGTATGTGCTGGATGAGCCGTCTATCGGCCTGCACCAGCGCGATAACGAACGTTTGCTGGGTACGCTTATCCATCTGCGCGATCTTGGTAATACCGTGATTGTGGTGGAACACGATGAAGACGCGATTCGCGCGGCTGACCACGTTATCGACATCGGTCCGGGCGCAGGTGTTCACGGTGGTGAAGTGGTCGCGGAAGGATCGCTGGAAGCGATTATGGCAGTGCCAGAGTCGTTGACCGGGCAGTACATGAGCGGTAAACGCAAGATTGAAGTGCCGAAGAAACGCGTCCCTGCGAATCCGGAAAAAGTGCTGAAACTGACAGGCGCACGCGGCAACAACCTGAAAGATGTGACGCTAACGTTGCCAGTAGGCCTGTTTACCTGCATTACAGGGGTTTCAGGTTCCGGTAAATCGACGCTGATTAACGATACCCTGTTCCCGATTGCCCAACGCCAGTTGAACGGCGCGACTATCGCCGAACCGGCACCCTACCGTGATATTCAGGGGCTGGAGCATTTCGATAAAGTCATCGATATCGACCAAAGCCCAATTGGTCGTACTCCGCGTTCCAACCCGGCAACCTATACCGGCGTGTTTACGCCTGTGCGCGAATTGTTTGCGGGCGTACCGGAATCCCGCGCGCGCGGTTATACGCCAGGACGGTTCAGCTTTAACGTCCGTGGCGGACGCTGCGAAGCCTGTCAGGGCGATGGCGTGATCAAAGTTGAAATGCACTTCCTGCCGGATATTTACGTACCGTGCGATCAGTGCAAAGGTAAACGCTATAACCGCGAAACGCTGGAGATAAAGTACAAAGGCAAAACCATCCACGAAGTGCTGGATATGACCATCGAAGAGGCGCGAGAGTTCTTTGATGCCGTACCGGCGCTGGCGCGTAAGCTGCAAACGTTGATGGACGTTGGCCTGACGTACATCCGCCTCGGGCAGTCCGCCACCACGCTTTCCGGTGGTGAAGCCCAGCGCGTGAAGCTGGCGCGTGAGCTATCAAAACGCGGCACCGGGCAGACGCTGTATATTCTCGATGAGCCGACCACCGGTCTGCACTTTGCCGATATTCAGCAACTGCTCGACGTACTGCATAAACTGCGCGATCAGGGCAACACCATTGTGGTGATTGAGCACAATCTGGACGTGATTAAAACCGCCGACTGGATTGTCGATCTTGGCCCGGAAGGCGGCAGCGGCGGCGGCGAGATCCTCGTCTCCGGTACGCCAGAAACCGTCGCGGAATGCGAAGCTTCGCATACAGCGCGCTTCCTCAAACCAATGCTGTAA
- a CDS encoding MmcQ/YjbR family DNA-binding protein, with translation MTISELLQYCMAKPGAEQSVHSDWKATQIKVEDVLFAMVKEVENRPAVSLKTSPELADLLRQQHSDVRPSRHLNKAHWSTVYLDGSLPDSQIYYLVDASYQQAVNLLPEEKRKLLVQL, from the coding sequence ATGACCATATCGGAGTTGCTACAATATTGCATGGCAAAACCTGGCGCTGAACAGAGCGTTCACAGCGACTGGAAAGCGACGCAAATCAAAGTGGAAGATGTGCTGTTTGCGATGGTGAAAGAAGTGGAAAATCGCCCGGCGGTTTCGCTGAAAACCAGCCCGGAACTGGCGGATCTTCTGCGTCAGCAGCACAGCGATGTACGTCCCAGCCGACATCTGAATAAAGCGCACTGGAGTACCGTATATCTCGACGGATCGTTGCCGGATTCGCAAATCTATTATCTGGTCGATGCGTCGTATCAGCAGGCGGTGAATTTGCTGCCGGAAGAAAAACGCAAATTGCTGGTACAACTCTGA
- a CDS encoding secondary thiamine-phosphate synthase enzyme YjbQ: MWYQKTLTLSAKSRGFHLVTDEILNQLADMPRVNVGLLHLLLQHTSASLTLNENCDPTVRQDMERFFLRTVPDNGNYEHDYEGADDMPSHIKSSMLGVSLVLPVHKGRIQTGTWQGIWLGEHRVHGGSRRIIATLQGE; this comes from the coding sequence ATGTGGTATCAAAAGACGCTCACGCTTAGCGCCAAATCTCGCGGGTTTCATCTGGTAACGGATGAAATTCTGAATCAACTGGCAGATATGCCGCGTGTTAATGTCGGTTTACTGCACCTGTTGCTGCAACACACTTCCGCCTCTCTGACACTTAATGAGAATTGCGACCCCACGGTACGCCAGGACATGGAGCGTTTTTTCCTCCGCACTGTTCCCGATAACGGAAACTATGAGCATGATTATGAAGGGGCAGATGATATGCCTTCTCATATCAAATCCTCAATGCTGGGAGTATCGCTTGTTTTGCCAGTGCATAAAGGACGTATTCAGACCGGCACCTGGCAGGGTATCTGGCTGGGGGAACATCGTGTCCACGGCGGATCGCGTCGCATCATCGCGACACTACAAGGGGAGTAA